In one window of Thunnus thynnus chromosome 23, fThuThy2.1, whole genome shotgun sequence DNA:
- the atxn10 gene encoding ataxin-10, which yields MAATTNNNVDISTSIAGILNEKYRPEHLQVLKTCTAALKEKEYRDVVEEQAFSSLLQVLSRLCNELQAASIDDQDLQSVALQLQLTAECFRAQRNSCVQSTRNQCLLRELGFIDVSVKLLTFFQTINLEGRDGIFEPLRCGIQFLGNLAVGNQMCKDDIWQLSFPDLLLQLLSVDDEKVVNYTSMVLHTCLDDAKVEELSEPQNIQLALKVMELCRTQPDLDWTVIIATQHFLKSSALVENMYSGMSPNERVTLLELLFAQLREGGSEDCGIPSSVARFVASTFQKGCGAVLTLSTGSDSSIEEAMTVISLLEVLCEMTSDNSQLMFLQNHPDLLVATVELLEQVHAIGKASKNIFSAAQNFSSFSGDGDSPSDSPVISFKAHLIRLIGNLCYRNTNNQNKVRELEGIPLILDNCNIDSNNPFISQWSIFAIRNLLEHNTQNQELVANLERRGPADYSALRELGFLVEERDGSLLLKTVRKDS from the exons ATGGCAGCTACAACCAACAACAACGTGGACATTTCAACGTCTATTGCTGgtattttgaatgaaaaataccGTCCTGAACACCTACAGGTCTTAAAAACATGCACAGCAGCGTTAAAGGAAAAGGAATACAG AGATGTCGTCGAAGAGCAGGCTTTCTCCAGTCTTCTGCAAGTCTTGTCCCGGCTGTGTAATGAGCTGCAAGCTGCTAGCATAGATGATCAGGACCTGCAGTCTGTTGCCTTGCAGCTGCAGCTGACTGCCGAGTGCTTCAGGGCTCAGAGGAACTCCTGTGTGCAAAGCACACGCAACCAGTGCCTGCTCAG GGAGCTTGGTTTTATTGATGTTTCTGTTAAACTCCTGACCTTCTTTCAAACCATAAATTTGGAGGGCAGAGATGGCATATTTGAAC CTCTTCGTTGTGGGATCCAGTTCCTAGGTAACTTGGCAGTGGGAAACCAAATGTGTAAAGATGACATTTGGCAGCTGAGCTTCCCGGATCTGCTCCT GCAGCTGCTCAGTGTCGATGATGAGAAGGTGGTGAACTACACCTCTATGGTACTCCACACGTGTCTGGATGATGCCAAGGTGGAAGAACTGTCTGAGCCGCAGAACATCCAGCTGGCACTGAAGGTGATGGAGCTCTGTAGGACCCAACCAGACCTGGACTGGac GGTTATTATTGCAACTCAACATTTCCTCAAGTCTTCAGCTCTGGTGGAAAACATGTACTCTGGGATGTCTCCCAATGAAAG agttACTCTGCTAGAGCTGCTCTTTGCCCAACTGAGAGAGGGAGGCTCGGAGGATTGCGGCATCCCTTCCAGCGTGGCTCGTTTCGTGGCCTCTACCTTCCAGAAAGGTTGTGGAGCTGTGCTGACACTTAGCACTGGCTCTGATTCCAGTATTGAG GAGGCAATGACAGTGATTAGTCTGCTGGAGGTGCTATGTGAGATGACCTCAGATAACAGCCAGCTCATGTTCCTACAGAACCATCCAGACCTTCTAGTGGCTACTGTTg AGCTCCTGGAGCAGGTGCATGCCATAGGGAAGGCCAGTAAGAATATTTTCAGTGCTGCTCAGAACTTCTCCTCTTTCAGTGGAGATGGAGACTCTCCCTCTGATTCCCCGGTCATCAGCTTCAAGGCTCACCTCATCAGGCTGATAGGAAACCTCTGTTACAGGAATACCAACAACCAGAACAAG GTGAGAGAACTGGAAGGCATCCCCCTGATCTTGGACAACTGCAACATAGACAGCAACAACCCAT TCATCAGCCAGTGGTCCATCTTTGCCATCAGGAACCTCCTAGAACACAACACTCAGAATCAGGAGCTGGTTGCCAACCTGGAACGCCGCGGCCCCGCTGACTACTCCGCACTCAGGGAGTTGGGCTTCCTGGTGGAGGAGCGAGATGGGAGCTTGCTACTCAAAACTGTGAGGAAAGATTCATGA